In uncultured Fibrobacter sp., a single genomic region encodes these proteins:
- a CDS encoding cellulase family glycosylhydrolase, with the protein MRLTASGVFLFALSLVALTACGDEVTKVTQVTEVKQVPITMVSSEKDLPDCGEDINGSFVITKDKQKVFVCYSEKWYTLNAVDGSSEGKAGADGKNGTNGTNGKNGTNGKDGSDGEDGVSCTGVAFESGDSTGFKIVCGTDTLGVILNGKDGVDGADGNNGRHGLVPGLAKKLAKRMKRGINSMAFYSPGESFKGFNDEEMVSDWGYDESSIRNKLRKSDFKMIADKGFDHIRLVVQWDVHFVGDSSKCNIDPEYMKQVRWAVENTNAAGMIAVVDEHNLVFEMKPGVDFKGNGYTYAQVAPCEKAIYRQIIEEMKDVSPDSFVVELPNEPSVDAFITAEQWNNLVDSLIQIIHGVDPARVIIVGSRNYYSRDYLSELNLDNSDGLLMASFHYYEPYSFTMNCGANTALKFKDGKNVWDDTCGTELWEGTKTQMMTIYNDFEVAARWSKTHGDIPIYLGEFGVREFVRDTTSSEKWLGAVVQIADHFGFATAVFSFDSDTHLYHIKKDKWDTYKLRALFDTKDKFVIADRPDLDTVSKTVLLEDFGEDFPISRLSSELGNVEKWEFSSNCKDDPDCKVVVTSNESGTNIESTTLASVTTENGHTDDGLYMKFVADAPKGVNPYFMLQVNFVPYTGRSPTYLDFSDMKAVSFYAKGQGRIRVVLLTAYSDSIATAEGSDWNAGFNVEYALNDDWTQYVLWSDALIPEKNSVLEKKGGEWDKAKDRVYKIVIKQGVDVVSEEKSIVEWYLDDVTIYGMDLQNFQ; encoded by the coding sequence ATGAGATTGACTGCATCTGGAGTATTTCTCTTTGCCTTGTCTCTTGTCGCGCTGACTGCTTGCGGTGACGAAGTTACCAAGGTGACGCAAGTTACCGAGGTCAAACAGGTCCCTATTACGATGGTCTCGTCCGAGAAGGACTTGCCCGATTGCGGCGAGGATATCAACGGTTCTTTCGTCATTACCAAAGACAAACAGAAAGTTTTTGTGTGCTACTCCGAGAAATGGTACACCTTGAATGCGGTGGACGGCAGTTCCGAAGGCAAAGCCGGAGCGGATGGCAAGAACGGTACAAACGGTACTAACGGGAAAAATGGAACCAACGGCAAGGATGGTTCCGATGGTGAAGATGGCGTGTCTTGTACGGGTGTCGCTTTTGAAAGCGGCGACAGCACGGGCTTCAAAATCGTGTGCGGCACGGATACGCTGGGCGTGATTCTGAACGGCAAGGACGGCGTGGATGGTGCCGATGGCAATAATGGCCGCCACGGGCTGGTGCCGGGCCTTGCGAAAAAGCTCGCGAAGCGGATGAAACGTGGCATTAACTCGATGGCATTCTACAGCCCTGGCGAGAGTTTCAAAGGCTTTAATGATGAAGAAATGGTTTCAGACTGGGGCTATGACGAGTCCTCTATCAGGAACAAGTTAAGGAAAAGCGATTTCAAGATGATTGCGGATAAGGGCTTCGACCATATTCGACTTGTAGTTCAATGGGATGTGCATTTTGTAGGCGATTCCAGCAAATGTAATATTGACCCGGAATATATGAAGCAGGTCCGCTGGGCGGTGGAAAACACCAATGCAGCCGGGATGATTGCCGTGGTAGACGAGCATAATTTAGTCTTTGAGATGAAGCCGGGAGTCGACTTTAAGGGGAACGGTTATACTTATGCGCAGGTTGCTCCCTGTGAAAAGGCAATCTATAGGCAGATTATCGAAGAAATGAAGGATGTTTCGCCAGACTCTTTCGTTGTCGAACTTCCTAACGAACCCTCTGTAGATGCGTTTATCACGGCTGAACAATGGAATAACCTTGTAGACAGCTTGATACAGATTATTCACGGGGTGGATCCGGCGAGGGTGATTATCGTCGGAAGCCGAAATTATTATAGCAGGGATTATTTGAGCGAACTCAATCTCGATAATTCGGATGGACTTCTGATGGCGAGTTTCCACTATTATGAACCGTACTCTTTTACGATGAATTGTGGGGCGAACACTGCGCTTAAATTTAAGGACGGAAAAAATGTATGGGACGATACTTGTGGTACAGAACTTTGGGAAGGAACGAAGACCCAGATGATGACCATCTATAATGACTTTGAGGTGGCCGCTCGATGGTCAAAGACTCATGGCGATATACCTATCTATTTGGGAGAATTCGGAGTTAGGGAATTTGTTCGGGACACTACCAGCTCAGAAAAATGGTTGGGTGCTGTTGTACAAATTGCGGATCATTTTGGATTTGCGACCGCCGTATTCAGCTTTGATAGCGACACCCACCTGTATCACATCAAAAAGGATAAATGGGATACATATAAACTCCGTGCACTCTTCGATACAAAGGACAAGTTTGTCATTGCTGACCGGCCCGACCTGGATACGGTTTCCAAAACGGTTCTTCTGGAAGATTTTGGAGAGGATTTCCCGATAAGCAGGTTATCTTCTGAGCTGGGCAATGTCGAGAAATGGGAATTTAGTAGCAATTGTAAAGATGATCCTGATTGCAAAGTGGTCGTAACTTCTAATGAAAGCGGAACCAATATCGAATCGACGACGTTGGCTTCAGTTACGACGGAGAACGGCCATACAGATGATGGTCTCTATATGAAGTTTGTGGCGGATGCCCCGAAAGGGGTTAACCCCTATTTCATGCTGCAAGTCAATTTTGTTCCCTATACGGGACGCAGTCCCACATACCTTGATTTTTCTGACATGAAGGCGGTGTCGTTCTATGCCAAGGGGCAAGGGAGAATCAGGGTTGTCTTGCTAACTGCTTACAGCGATTCCATTGCTACGGCGGAGGGATCTGATTGGAATGCGGGTTTCAATGTTGAATATGCCTTGAACGACGATTGGACACAATACGTACTCTGGTCCGATGCATTGATCCCTGAAAAAAATTCCGTTCTTGAAAAGAAAGGTGGCGAGTGGGATAAGGCTAAGGACAGGGTCTATAAGATTGTGATAAAGCAAGGTGTCGATGTTGTTAGCGAAGAAAAATCCATCGTGGAATGGTACCTAGACGATGTCACTATTTATGGCATGGATCTGCAAAATTTCCAGTAA
- a CDS encoding ammonium transporter: MNEVTQVVPVSDAIFMTENIWIMISAMLVFIMGLGFACVEAGLVRAKCAANVAFKNIAVPAIGITMYALIGFGLMYPGTFNGILGFAGFGIGDWANPNSFTAAYNGHFTLFADWLFQAMFAATAATIVSGAVAERVKLNSFLVFTLVYVALVYPIVGSWTWGGGWLSTIGKAGFHDLAGSTLVHSVGGWAALAGVMILGPRIGKYVNGKVHAIPAHNIPLATVGVFMLWFGWWGFNAGSALSGDPKATSWILVTTNLAAVAGIITATLTSWIVSKKPDATMALNGCLAGLVAITAGADVVTPLSSWIIGAIAGVLVVGAVFLFDRLHLDDPVGALSVHLVNGVWGTIAVGIFDMTGDYSVLTQLIGVAAYAVPCFGAASLIFFAIKKTMGLRVTERQELRGLDQSEHGQESYSGFQIFSNM, translated from the coding sequence ATGAACGAAGTTACACAAGTCGTACCTGTCAGCGACGCCATCTTTATGACAGAAAACATTTGGATCATGATCAGCGCCATGCTGGTGTTTATCATGGGTCTAGGCTTTGCCTGCGTGGAAGCGGGCCTTGTGCGTGCCAAGTGCGCCGCCAACGTGGCATTCAAAAACATCGCGGTCCCCGCCATAGGTATCACGATGTACGCCCTGATTGGTTTCGGGCTCATGTACCCGGGAACTTTCAACGGAATTCTCGGTTTCGCAGGCTTCGGCATCGGTGACTGGGCGAACCCCAATAGCTTCACCGCAGCCTACAACGGCCACTTCACGCTGTTTGCCGACTGGCTGTTCCAGGCCATGTTCGCCGCCACTGCCGCGACAATCGTGTCTGGTGCTGTTGCCGAACGCGTGAAGCTCAACTCCTTCCTGGTCTTTACCCTCGTCTACGTGGCTCTCGTCTACCCCATCGTGGGTAGCTGGACATGGGGCGGTGGCTGGCTTTCGACCATCGGCAAGGCTGGTTTCCATGACCTCGCTGGTTCTACGCTCGTCCACTCCGTGGGTGGCTGGGCAGCTCTCGCCGGCGTGATGATTCTCGGACCGCGTATCGGTAAGTACGTGAACGGAAAGGTTCATGCCATCCCGGCCCACAACATTCCGCTTGCAACTGTCGGTGTGTTCATGCTCTGGTTCGGTTGGTGGGGATTCAACGCCGGTTCTGCCCTCTCCGGCGACCCGAAGGCTACTAGCTGGATTCTTGTGACCACGAACCTCGCCGCTGTTGCAGGCATCATTACCGCAACGCTCACGAGCTGGATTGTCTCGAAGAAGCCCGACGCCACCATGGCCCTCAACGGATGCCTTGCCGGTCTCGTGGCAATCACTGCCGGTGCCGACGTGGTGACCCCGCTCTCCTCCTGGATTATCGGTGCCATCGCTGGTGTGCTCGTAGTCGGTGCTGTGTTCCTGTTCGACCGCCTGCACTTGGACGATCCGGTCGGTGCGCTCTCGGTTCACTTGGTGAACGGTGTGTGGGGCACGATCGCCGTGGGCATCTTCGATATGACTGGTGACTACAGCGTGCTCACTCAGCTCATCGGTGTCGCTGCCTACGCTGTCCCGTGCTTCGGTGCTGCTAGCCTGATTTTCTTCGCCATCAAGAAGACTATGGGCCTCCGCGTTACCGAACGTCAAGAACTCCGCGGCCTCGACCAAAGCGAACACGGACAAGAATCCTACAGCGGATTCCAAATCTTCAGCAACATGTAA
- a CDS encoding P-II family nitrogen regulator: MKLVTAYIQPERLNLVKQALYERNIFKMSVTNVLGCGQQKGYNQRFRGVVTEVNLLKKICLKIAVNDEFVQPCIEGIIAGARTGEIGDGKIFVTSLEQCIRIRTGETGPEAIG; this comes from the coding sequence ATGAAGCTCGTTACAGCTTACATCCAACCCGAAAGACTAAACCTCGTGAAGCAAGCCCTTTACGAGAGAAACATATTCAAGATGTCCGTTACCAATGTGCTGGGCTGTGGCCAGCAGAAGGGTTACAACCAGCGTTTCCGTGGCGTCGTCACCGAAGTGAACTTGCTTAAGAAAATTTGCTTGAAGATTGCGGTGAACGACGAATTCGTGCAGCCATGCATTGAAGGCATTATCGCAGGCGCCCGTACTGGCGAAATCGGCGACGGCAAGATTTTCGTCACGAGCCTCGAGCAGTGCATCAGAATCCGCACCGGTGAAACTGGACCGGAGGCAATTGGATAA
- a CDS encoding tRNA-dihydrouridine synthase family protein, with amino-acid sequence MQVLFAPLQGYTTGIYRKAHAEIFGGVDAYYAPFLRIENGRPREKDLRDIDDDHDLTADARTVPQIIANSVNEFKTLADAIMQKGFTEIDFNMGCPFPMQVSRHRGAGLLSDTQTVKSIMDEIARFTAKNSIKFSVKMRLGQDSPDEAFALLPILNDAPLAHITLHPRLGRQQYKGAIDYTSFVRFYDECRHPLVYNGDITSVSQMRKMEAGYPKLAGIMIGRGMLARPSLAAEYKSTSDANAVSGSISESDLLSKILEMHSRLYEHARCTYQGDSQILSHIKSFWEYLEPSIPKKAFKKIKKAGNLSEYDAAVLSLDME; translated from the coding sequence ATGCAAGTCCTGTTCGCCCCGCTGCAAGGTTACACTACCGGCATCTACCGCAAGGCCCATGCCGAAATCTTTGGCGGGGTCGACGCCTATTACGCGCCCTTCCTGCGGATAGAAAATGGCCGCCCCCGTGAAAAGGACCTGCGCGACATTGATGACGACCACGATTTAACTGCCGACGCAAGAACCGTACCGCAAATCATCGCGAACAGCGTCAACGAATTCAAGACTCTCGCCGACGCCATCATGCAAAAAGGGTTCACGGAAATTGACTTCAACATGGGATGTCCCTTCCCGATGCAAGTCAGCCGCCACCGCGGAGCTGGCCTGCTGAGCGACACCCAGACCGTCAAAAGCATCATGGACGAAATCGCGCGGTTTACCGCCAAGAATTCCATAAAGTTTTCCGTCAAGATGCGACTCGGGCAGGACTCCCCCGACGAAGCGTTCGCGCTGCTGCCCATTTTGAACGACGCCCCGCTCGCCCACATCACGCTCCACCCAAGGCTCGGCAGGCAGCAATACAAGGGAGCCATCGACTACACCTCCTTCGTGCGATTCTACGACGAATGCCGCCACCCCCTCGTCTACAATGGCGATATCACGAGCGTTAGCCAGATGCGCAAAATGGAAGCGGGCTACCCCAAGCTGGCAGGCATCATGATCGGGCGCGGGATGCTCGCCCGCCCAAGCCTCGCGGCCGAATACAAGTCAACATCCGATGCAAACGCCGTCAGCGGTTCTATCAGCGAAAGCGACTTGTTAAGCAAAATTCTTGAAATGCACAGCAGGCTGTACGAACACGCACGCTGCACCTACCAAGGCGACAGCCAGATTCTCTCGCACATCAAGAGTTTCTGGGAATACCTGGAACCAAGCATTCCCAAGAAGGCCTTCAAGAAAATCAAGAAAGCAGGAAACCTGAGCGAATACGACGCAGCCGTATTGTCGCTCGACATGGAGTAG
- a CDS encoding SPASM domain-containing protein, whose translation MESVYIEITDSCNLRCSFCPCGTRTQSGDTSESLRNFMPTPLFDACIAGAQEIDAKNVFFHVLGEPTLHPGFVHYLKKLEQTTLKLTLTTNGTTIERTGRSIIASPAVRQVNFSTHAYAELPREAAERYLQNVLDFCQLAAVERPDLYINLRLWNVGATEATPWNRYMLGRIRETFGVEVTPGHFCSRHKSFPVIGRLYIHEDSRFEWPETSKVTEPAEVTASKYPAGTCHALETHAAILHDGRVVACCLDHSGQITLGNIQEQNLAEIFEAPLARELREGFAQNELRHPLCKACSYCKRFSRKKS comes from the coding sequence ATGGAAAGCGTGTACATCGAAATAACGGATTCCTGCAACCTGCGCTGCAGTTTTTGCCCGTGCGGAACACGCACACAAAGCGGCGACACTAGCGAATCCCTGCGCAACTTCATGCCAACTCCGCTTTTCGATGCGTGCATCGCCGGAGCGCAAGAAATTGACGCGAAGAATGTCTTTTTCCATGTCCTCGGCGAACCGACGCTGCATCCCGGTTTCGTACATTACCTCAAGAAACTGGAACAGACGACGCTCAAGCTGACGCTCACCACCAACGGTACCACCATCGAACGCACAGGCCGCAGTATTATTGCCAGCCCAGCGGTGCGGCAGGTCAACTTTTCGACCCACGCTTACGCAGAACTCCCCCGCGAGGCAGCGGAGCGTTACTTGCAGAACGTCCTTGACTTTTGCCAGCTTGCCGCCGTCGAGCGTCCGGACCTCTACATCAATCTGCGCCTGTGGAACGTAGGGGCAACCGAAGCCACGCCCTGGAACCGCTACATGCTCGGCCGCATCCGTGAAACGTTCGGAGTCGAGGTCACGCCGGGGCACTTTTGCAGCCGGCACAAGAGTTTCCCCGTTATCGGAAGACTTTACATCCACGAGGATTCAAGATTCGAGTGGCCGGAAACGAGCAAGGTCACTGAGCCCGCCGAAGTGACCGCCAGCAAATACCCCGCAGGCACATGCCATGCCCTCGAAACACACGCCGCCATTCTCCACGACGGACGGGTTGTCGCCTGCTGCCTCGATCATAGCGGGCAAATCACGCTCGGGAACATCCAAGAACAGAACCTCGCCGAAATTTTCGAAGCACCCCTCGCCCGCGAACTCCGCGAAGGGTTCGCACAAAACGAGCTACGCCACCCATTATGCAAGGCGTGCTCGTATTGCAAAAGATTTTCCCGAAAAAAATCCTAA
- a CDS encoding arginase family protein translates to MQITIHDFSGVYSDQPFLQALRDSSHNVAPTSKNVGSVTVEEKQTQVIWLDGKQISGTDCYCDDEAAAALRKQIDDAGIKNAEGIHFFDNGNYHYMSKIWTDMMQEPFSLVVFDHHPDMQPPRFGDILSCGGWVKKVLDENKFIDNVVIIGVADHLVDEIKSEIASHPSGARIDKVSFIPESEIISLSSLVSRLSSNLYISIDKDALSHADAATNWDQGSLRLEHMKAIITEIAKDRRIIGVDICGERARDFAGDEHHSVQEADALNDRTNRELVDFFRNLLNSSRG, encoded by the coding sequence ATGCAAATCACAATTCACGATTTCAGTGGCGTCTATTCCGATCAACCCTTCTTGCAGGCATTGAGAGATTCATCACATAATGTAGCCCCGACATCCAAGAATGTCGGCTCCGTCACAGTCGAAGAAAAACAGACACAGGTCATTTGGCTAGACGGCAAACAGATTTCGGGAACAGATTGCTATTGCGACGACGAAGCCGCTGCCGCCCTACGCAAGCAGATTGACGATGCCGGCATCAAAAATGCCGAAGGAATCCATTTTTTTGACAACGGCAACTACCACTACATGAGCAAAATCTGGACCGACATGATGCAGGAGCCGTTCTCGCTTGTGGTATTCGACCACCATCCAGACATGCAACCGCCGCGATTCGGAGACATTCTAAGTTGCGGAGGCTGGGTCAAGAAAGTCCTGGACGAAAACAAGTTCATAGACAACGTTGTCATTATCGGAGTCGCCGACCACCTCGTTGATGAAATCAAGTCCGAGATTGCTTCGCACCCTTCGGGCGCACGCATTGACAAAGTTTCCTTCATCCCCGAAAGCGAGATTATATCTCTCTCGTCTCTCGTCTCTCGTCTCTCGTCTAATCTCTACATCAGCATCGACAAAGACGCCCTCTCCCATGCCGATGCAGCCACCAACTGGGACCAAGGCTCGCTCCGCCTTGAGCACATGAAAGCCATTATTACCGAAATTGCAAAAGACCGCCGAATTATCGGCGTGGATATTTGCGGGGAGCGCGCCCGCGATTTTGCAGGCGACGAACACCACTCCGTCCAAGAAGCCGATGCACTGAACGACCGCACAAACCGCGAACTGGTCGATTTTTTTAGAAATCTTCTAAATTCATCCCGTGGATAG
- a CDS encoding bifunctional oligoribonuclease/PAP phosphatase NrnA, with protein sequence MIDEMLLNVKTAAIFGHVRPDGDCVGSALALYNYIKDNFPQVDVKVFLEKFPETYGILKGADAVLSEYSENVFADGCDIAFLLDAPSFERVGANGVPCINSAKFTCNIDHHVSNPQNLCTKCFLEAQSSSTCETLYFLMDKDKISTETASCLYLGIVHDTGAFKYSCTGKRTMNVVGDLIDKGVDFAKIVNETYYTRTYKQTLITGFVLENCKMGLDGKVVYSIVTEKDMEKFDVQPVDLSNVIDTLREVGGTEVAVFIYPANGKYKVSLRSNYIVDVNAIAKTFGGGGHVRAAGGDFESNPEFAIQKILMLIDDQL encoded by the coding sequence ATGATCGATGAAATGTTGCTGAATGTCAAGACTGCCGCCATTTTTGGGCATGTTCGCCCTGATGGGGATTGCGTCGGTTCTGCTCTTGCTCTTTATAATTATATCAAGGATAACTTCCCGCAGGTCGATGTCAAGGTCTTTTTGGAAAAGTTCCCCGAGACCTACGGAATCCTCAAGGGTGCCGATGCGGTTTTGTCTGAATATTCCGAGAATGTTTTTGCAGACGGCTGCGATATCGCCTTCCTTCTGGATGCCCCCTCTTTTGAACGAGTCGGTGCAAATGGCGTTCCTTGTATCAATAGCGCAAAATTTACATGCAACATAGACCATCATGTCAGCAATCCGCAGAATTTGTGTACAAAGTGCTTCTTGGAGGCGCAATCCAGTTCAACATGCGAGACACTGTACTTCTTGATGGACAAGGATAAAATCAGCACCGAAACCGCAAGCTGCCTTTACCTGGGCATTGTCCACGATACGGGTGCGTTCAAGTATTCGTGTACGGGCAAGCGCACCATGAACGTTGTGGGCGACCTGATTGACAAGGGTGTCGATTTTGCAAAAATCGTGAACGAAACCTATTATACGCGCACTTACAAACAGACTCTGATTACCGGGTTTGTTTTGGAAAACTGCAAGATGGGCCTTGACGGCAAGGTGGTGTATTCCATCGTGACCGAGAAGGATATGGAAAAATTCGATGTCCAGCCGGTTGACCTGAGCAACGTCATCGACACACTTCGTGAAGTGGGCGGCACGGAAGTCGCCGTGTTCATCTATCCGGCCAATGGCAAGTACAAGGTTAGCCTGCGCAGCAATTACATCGTGGATGTCAACGCTATCGCCAAGACGTTTGGCGGCGGGGGCCATGTCCGCGCGGCTGGCGGCGATTTTGAGTCGAATCCTGAATTTGCAATCCAGAAAATTCTTATGCTGATTGACGACCAGCTTTAG
- a CDS encoding cellulase family glycosylhydrolase, which yields MKYLNHVLAASIAIPLAMLSACGDEVTKVTQVTEVKQVPITMVSSEKDLPDCGEDINGSFVITKDKQKVFVCYSEKWYTLNAVDGSSEGKAGADGKNGTNGTNGKNGTNGKDGSDGEDGVSCTGVAFESGDSTGFKIVCGTDTLGVILNGKDGVDGADGNNGRHGLVPGLAKKLVKRMKRGINASAFFSGRENFSEFDDNIFMSDWPLYTDTSNYDRLEKKHFKMLADKGFDHIRFQIRWDTHFIGKKAECLINPEYMKQVRWAVDNTIANGMIAVVDEHELLMSQRVTDNNKASNSYTYKTASPCEKKIYQQITEEMKDISPDSLVIELPNEPTTDEYITATQWNDLVDSLIQIIHGIDPARVIIVGSRNYYSKDNLNELQLDDPNGLLMASFHYYDPYKFASNCGSGAPPADTCGKETWEGTNNQKMAIYKDFEQVALWSSSHGNMPVYLGEYGTIYYIKDTASVEKWLTSITQIADYFGFATSMHNFGGDYYVYYFEKDEWVDYKLRALFNPKDKFVAPNRPDLDALSKITVIEDFGDDFPKSKLSSDLDLNFKWGFYNSCEGRTTCDTVVTTNEAGTRSETATMASFKTTHGHTGDGLYMKHVVDLPKDVSPYWALNLNLSNGGDYVDLSKMEAISFWAKGQGKIRLVLFTAYSDSLAAKSSDPGWKAGFYGEFSLSDEWTRYVVWVDALLPERYSGLETIGGEWAKAKDRVYKIEFKNGDGILQGMKSTIEWYLDDITIHGMNLEDF from the coding sequence ATGAAGTATTTAAACCATGTCCTTGCTGCATCTATTGCTATTCCGCTGGCCATGCTTTCCGCCTGCGGTGACGAGGTGACCAAGGTGACTCAGGTGACCGAGGTCAAACAGGTCCCTATTACGATGGTCTCGTCCGAGAAGGACTTGCCCGATTGCGGCGAGGATATCAACGGTTCTTTCGTCATTACCAAAGACAAACAGAAAGTTTTTGTGTGCTACTCCGAGAAATGGTACACCTTGAATGCGGTGGACGGCAGTTCCGAAGGCAAAGCCGGAGCGGATGGCAAGAACGGTACAAACGGTACTAACGGGAAAAATGGAACCAACGGCAAGGATGGTTCCGATGGTGAAGATGGCGTGTCTTGTACGGGTGTCGCTTTTGAAAGCGGCGACAGCACGGGCTTCAAAATCGTGTGCGGCACGGATACGCTGGGCGTGATTCTGAACGGCAAGGACGGCGTGGATGGTGCCGATGGCAATAATGGCCGCCACGGGCTGGTGCCGGGCCTTGCGAAAAAGCTTGTGAAGCGGATGAAACGGGGGATAAATGCTTCGGCGTTCTTTTCAGGAAGAGAAAATTTTAGCGAATTCGACGACAATATTTTTATGAGTGATTGGCCTTTGTATACAGATACTAGCAATTACGACCGATTGGAAAAGAAGCATTTCAAGATGCTAGCAGACAAAGGCTTTGATCATATACGCTTCCAAATACGATGGGATACTCATTTTATAGGGAAAAAAGCTGAATGTTTGATAAATCCTGAGTATATGAAACAAGTTAGGTGGGCTGTAGATAATACCATTGCAAACGGCATGATTGCTGTTGTCGATGAACATGAACTTCTGATGAGCCAAAGGGTGACGGATAATAATAAGGCTTCTAATAGTTATACTTACAAGACGGCTTCACCTTGCGAGAAAAAGATATATCAGCAGATAACAGAAGAAATGAAAGATATATCTCCGGATTCATTGGTTATTGAGTTGCCTAATGAACCCACTACGGATGAGTATATCACGGCGACGCAATGGAATGATTTGGTGGATAGCCTTATCCAGATTATTCATGGGATAGATCCGGCTCGTGTTATTATTGTGGGCAGCAGAAATTATTACAGTAAAGACAATTTGAATGAACTTCAGTTGGATGACCCGAATGGGCTTTTAATGGCGAGCTTCCATTATTATGATCCGTATAAATTTGCATCGAATTGTGGGTCTGGTGCCCCGCCTGCTGATACTTGTGGGAAAGAAACATGGGAGGGAACTAATAACCAAAAAATGGCAATTTATAAAGACTTTGAACAAGTGGCTCTGTGGTCTAGCTCTCATGGCAACATGCCTGTGTATCTAGGTGAATATGGAACGATCTATTATATCAAGGATACTGCCAGCGTGGAAAAGTGGTTGACCTCCATTACCCAAATTGCAGACTATTTTGGTTTTGCGACGTCGATGCATAATTTTGGTGGCGATTACTATGTGTATTATTTTGAAAAGGATGAGTGGGTGGATTACAAGCTCCGTGCGCTGTTCAATCCGAAGGATAAGTTTGTCGCTCCCAATCGCCCTGACTTGGATGCGCTCTCGAAAATTACGGTCATCGAAGACTTTGGGGATGATTTCCCGAAAAGCAAGTTGTCCAGCGACTTGGATTTGAATTTCAAATGGGGCTTCTACAATAGCTGCGAGGGCCGAACAACTTGCGATACGGTTGTGACGACCAACGAAGCCGGAACCCGCTCCGAAACGGCGACGATGGCTTCGTTCAAGACGACGCATGGACATACAGGAGATGGCCTTTACATGAAACATGTTGTCGACCTACCCAAAGATGTTTCTCCGTATTGGGCTTTAAACCTCAATTTAAGTAATGGCGGCGATTATGTCGATCTCTCCAAAATGGAAGCTATTTCCTTCTGGGCCAAGGGGCAGGGAAAAATAAGGCTGGTGCTTTTTACAGCCTATAGCGATTCCCTTGCCGCAAAGTCTAGTGATCCCGGTTGGAAAGCTGGCTTCTATGGAGAATTCAGTTTGAGTGACGAATGGACACGCTATGTAGTTTGGGTGGATGCTTTACTTCCCGAAAGGTACTCCGGATTGGAAACCATCGGTGGGGAATGGGCCAAGGCCAAGGACCGTGTCTATAAGATTGAATTCAAGAATGGCGATGGCATTCTTCAAGGCATGAAATCCACCATAGAATGGTACTTGGACGACATCACTATCCACGGGATGAATTTAGAAGATTTCTAA